A stretch of the Bacteroidota bacterium genome encodes the following:
- the rpsO gene encoding 30S ribosomal protein S15 produces the protein MYLTSEIKKDIFKKHGKSEKDTGSSEGQIALFSHRIDHLTEHLKSNKKDFGTQKSLIALVAKRRSLLDYVKANDIERYRAIVKKLELRK, from the coding sequence ATGTATTTAACATCAGAAATTAAAAAAGACATTTTCAAAAAGCACGGAAAATCTGAAAAAGATACCGGATCATCTGAAGGACAAATCGCTTTGTTCTCTCACAGAATTGACCACTTAACCGAGCATTTGAAATCCAACAAAAAAGATTTTGGAACTCAAAAATCTCTTATCGCATTAGTAGCTAAAAGACGTAGTTTATTAGATTACGTAAAAGCAAACGACATCGAAAGATACCGTGCTATCGTTAAGAAACTTGAATTAAGAAAATAA
- the pnp gene encoding polyribonucleotide nucleotidyltransferase — protein MSQIGITHTFALADGREITLETGKLAKQADGSVVVKMGNTMLLATIVSNKDAKEGTDFLPLSVDYQEKFAAAGRFPGGFFKREARISDYEVLICRLVDRALRPLFPADYHSDTQVLISLISGDVNTMPDALACLAASAAISVSDIPFDGPVSEVRVGKVDGKLVINPSVEDNAKSTLDMIIAASAKDIMMVEGEMDEISEAEMLEAIKFGHEAIKIQINAIKELVAKVEAVKGKIVKREYCHETNDAELKERVYKALYDKAYAVAKSQNPNKKERGAAFKAVVTEFIDSLPEEEKATINQSLVKKYYHDVEYDAVRRFVLDERARLDGRKTNQIRPIWSEVGYLPSAHGSAVFTRGETQSLTTVTLGTKLDLQSIDRALYQGQNNFMLHYNFPAFSTGEVKPNRGPGRREVGHGNLAERALRKVLSPENPYTVRVVSDILESNGSSSMATVCAGTLALMDAGVKITKPVSGIAMGLITDDKGKYAILSDILGDEDHLGDMDFKVTGTKDGITACQMDLKVDGLPYEVMAEALQQAKEGRLHILGEMAKTITAPREDYKEHAPRIVKMTVPKEFIGAIIGPGGKIIQEMQRETGATIVIEEKDGMGHIDIVAVDKAKIDAVLTKIKGIVAQPEVGEVYEGKVKSIMAFGAFVEFMPGKDGLLHISEVNHTRLESMDGVLKEGEKIQVKLIGVDPKTGKFKLSRKVLLPKPEAATN, from the coding sequence ATGTCACAAATTGGAATTACACACACGTTCGCATTAGCTGATGGACGTGAGATTACACTCGAAACAGGAAAATTAGCAAAACAAGCTGACGGCTCTGTGGTAGTGAAAATGGGCAACACCATGTTGCTTGCAACCATTGTATCTAACAAAGATGCAAAAGAAGGAACAGACTTTTTACCATTGTCTGTTGATTATCAAGAAAAATTCGCGGCAGCAGGCCGTTTCCCAGGAGGATTTTTTAAACGTGAAGCAAGAATATCTGATTACGAAGTATTGATTTGCCGTTTAGTGGATCGTGCATTACGCCCACTCTTCCCTGCAGATTACCACTCCGACACACAAGTATTGATTTCATTAATTTCCGGTGATGTAAACACCATGCCGGATGCATTGGCTTGTTTGGCTGCATCTGCTGCCATCTCCGTTTCTGATATTCCATTTGATGGACCGGTATCTGAAGTACGTGTTGGTAAAGTTGATGGCAAATTGGTGATCAACCCTTCTGTAGAAGACAACGCAAAATCTACATTGGATATGATTATCGCTGCTTCTGCTAAAGATATCATGATGGTGGAAGGTGAAATGGATGAGATTTCTGAAGCAGAAATGTTGGAAGCAATTAAATTCGGACACGAAGCTATCAAAATACAAATCAATGCCATTAAGGAATTGGTTGCTAAAGTAGAAGCTGTAAAAGGTAAAATTGTTAAACGTGAATATTGCCACGAAACAAATGATGCTGAATTGAAAGAACGTGTTTACAAAGCACTTTACGACAAAGCATACGCAGTTGCAAAATCACAAAACCCAAATAAAAAAGAACGTGGTGCTGCTTTCAAAGCAGTTGTTACTGAATTTATTGATTCATTACCGGAAGAAGAAAAAGCAACAATCAATCAATCATTGGTAAAAAAATATTACCACGATGTTGAATACGATGCTGTTCGTAGATTCGTATTGGATGAACGTGCTCGTTTGGATGGTCGTAAAACCAACCAAATCCGCCCTATCTGGAGCGAAGTCGGTTATTTGCCTTCTGCTCACGGTTCTGCAGTATTCACACGCGGTGAAACACAATCGTTAACCACTGTAACCTTAGGAACTAAATTGGATTTACAATCCATCGACAGAGCCTTGTACCAAGGACAAAATAACTTTATGTTGCATTACAACTTCCCTGCATTTTCTACAGGTGAAGTAAAACCAAACCGTGGTCCAGGTAGACGTGAAGTTGGTCATGGTAACTTAGCTGAACGTGCTTTGAGAAAAGTACTTTCTCCTGAAAACCCATACACTGTTCGTGTTGTTTCTGATATCTTAGAATCAAACGGTTCGTCTTCCATGGCAACAGTTTGTGCCGGAACATTGGCATTGATGGATGCCGGTGTGAAAATCACAAAACCGGTTTCTGGTATTGCAATGGGATTGATTACCGATGATAAAGGTAAATATGCAATTCTTTCCGACATCTTAGGTGATGAAGATCACTTGGGTGATATGGACTTTAAAGTAACCGGAACAAAAGACGGTATCACTGCTTGTCAAATGGATTTGAAAGTAGATGGTTTACCGTATGAAGTAATGGCTGAAGCCTTACAACAAGCGAAAGAAGGACGTTTACACATCCTTGGAGAAATGGCGAAAACCATTACTGCTCCTCGTGAAGATTATAAAGAACATGCTCCTCGTATTGTGAAAATGACTGTTCCGAAAGAATTTATCGGAGCAATCATCGGACCTGGAGGAAAAATTATTCAAGAAATGCAACGCGAAACGGGTGCGACCATTGTTATCGAAGAAAAAGATGGAATGGGTCATATCGATATCGTTGCAGTTGACAAAGCAAAAATTGATGCTGTATTAACTAAAATCAAAGGCATTGTTGCTCAACCAGAAGTGGGTGAAGTATACGAAGGAAAAGTAAAATCAATTATGGCATTTGGTGCTTTCGTTGAATTTATGCCGGGTAAAGATGGTTTGTTACACATTTCTGAAGTAAATCATACACGCCTAGAAAGCATGGATGGCGTTCTGAAAGAAGGCGAAAAAATACAAGTGAAATTAATTGGTGTTGATCCGAAAACGGGTAAATTCAAATTGTCTCGCAAAGTATTATTGCCAAAGCCTGAAGCGGCTACTAATTAA
- a CDS encoding T9SS type A sorting domain-containing protein translates to MKFKFFASMFMLSGSLLQAQTTQVINLSTGVLNSSGLNAPVGSIDDTWTVKIPGTSSFVNAGVSNNIGIYNMTTPLTFAFPNTDSLGGCGNAYISPFTVTTPGTAFGYINYNTSGFPNYIDYTPLGNYQYKMNFPKLNCVATSATLNLSACADNNLDSITINGHTYNLTAMGIGFMSSGVVSFNLTIPVSQLVAGTNTIIAHVYNNSIVTAVFMCGSLTINYANDPNLIPSIAGGTNFCAGAPLTFAGSDGVSTSNNYFWEIVEATNSSGTPAAGGRSWSSWYAGTPGTYTFPANPGIICGKYYRIKLAVQNDCVGWRETTKVIRINCLPSVNAGPDVTICSGSCVTLTSAAPGKLPIYEWFGPSGSMGFGTTTTVCPETTTTYISSVTNFSTGCVGTDAVTVNVINNSPSFNLYINAANPSYFTVEATANNTAAYSVPGFYYEFKIEELNTSGTPYYANTGTDAWWYFPMNDFKGFTSTPGSFSQINWWTYPHPPVGTFLYGHTYKITRTTWNQSCPQQSAYYIITPVRNMISGEITMTAVAQGEALPSGVELLSAIPDLSVDGAIYVYPNPGTGIFTVESTKSFELIEVYDALGKKVKTIPSSDSKSVIDLTDFNKGIYIIQVLSEGKLTSKKIILE, encoded by the coding sequence ATGAAATTTAAATTTTTTGCAAGTATGTTTATGCTGAGTGGATCACTATTGCAAGCACAAACAACTCAAGTGATTAACTTATCCACCGGGGTGTTGAATAGCAGTGGATTAAATGCGCCTGTGGGTTCAATTGATGATACCTGGACTGTTAAAATTCCGGGAACGTCCTCGTTTGTGAATGCCGGTGTTTCAAATAATATTGGTATTTATAATATGACCACTCCTTTAACATTTGCGTTCCCAAATACAGATTCATTGGGCGGATGTGGTAATGCATATATTTCTCCTTTTACTGTTACTACACCCGGAACGGCTTTTGGATACATCAATTATAATACGAGTGGATTTCCGAATTATATTGATTATACACCCCTTGGTAACTATCAATACAAAATGAATTTTCCTAAATTGAATTGTGTTGCCACAAGTGCAACGTTAAATCTTTCTGCTTGTGCTGATAATAATTTGGATTCAATTACAATCAATGGTCATACCTATAATCTTACAGCAATGGGAATAGGTTTTATGAGCTCTGGTGTGGTGTCTTTTAATTTGACAATTCCTGTAAGCCAACTTGTTGCGGGCACGAATACCATCATCGCACATGTTTATAATAATAGCATTGTAACGGCAGTGTTTATGTGTGGTAGCTTAACAATCAATTATGCAAATGATCCCAATTTAATTCCTTCGATTGCAGGAGGAACAAATTTTTGTGCAGGGGCACCATTAACCTTTGCAGGTAGTGATGGGGTATCCACTTCTAATAATTATTTTTGGGAAATTGTAGAAGCAACAAATAGTTCAGGAACACCTGCTGCCGGTGGTCGTTCATGGAGCAGTTGGTATGCGGGTACTCCGGGAACTTATACGTTTCCAGCAAATCCCGGAATTATTTGTGGTAAATATTACCGCATTAAATTAGCGGTACAAAATGATTGTGTGGGCTGGAGAGAAACAACAAAAGTGATTCGTATTAATTGTTTACCTTCTGTAAATGCCGGTCCGGATGTGACCATCTGCAGCGGGTCTTGTGTTACCCTAACTTCTGCTGCTCCAGGTAAATTACCAATTTATGAATGGTTTGGTCCGAGTGGAAGTATGGGTTTCGGAACCACAACTACAGTATGTCCGGAAACAACTACAACCTATATAAGCTCTGTAACAAACTTTTCAACAGGTTGTGTGGGTACAGATGCGGTTACGGTGAATGTGATTAATAATAGTCCATCTTTTAACTTATACATTAATGCAGCCAACCCGTCTTATTTCACGGTTGAAGCAACAGCCAACAATACTGCGGCATATTCTGTTCCCGGCTTTTATTACGAATTTAAAATTGAGGAATTGAATACATCCGGAACACCTTATTATGCAAATACCGGAACAGATGCATGGTGGTATTTTCCGATGAACGATTTCAAAGGATTTACATCCACACCGGGTAGTTTTTCGCAAATAAATTGGTGGACGTATCCACATCCTCCTGTAGGAACATTTTTATACGGTCATACATATAAAATTACCAGAACCACTTGGAATCAAAGTTGTCCGCAACAATCAGCTTATTACATTATTACACCAGTTCGAAATATGATTTCAGGGGAAATTACAATGACGGCTGTTGCTCAAGGGGAAGCACTTCCAAGCGGAGTAGAGTTGTTGTCAGCCATTCCTGATTTATCTGTTGATGGAGCAATTTATGTATATCCGAATCCGGGAACTGGAATTTTTACAGTTGAATCAACGAAAAGTTTTGAATTAATTGAAGTGTATGATGCTTTGGGTAAAAAAGTGAAAACCATTCCATCCTCAGATTCAAAATCTGTAATTGATTTAACAGATTTTAATAAGGGAATTTATATTATTCAAGTTCTTTCCGAAGGGAAATTAACAAGTAAAAAAATTATACTTGAATAA
- a CDS encoding sigma-70 family RNA polymerase sigma factor encodes MRQLKISKQVTNRETASLDKYLQEIGKVDLITADEEVELARKIRAGDQAALEKLTKANLRFVVSVSKQYQNQGLSLPDLINEGNLGLIKAAQRFDETRGFKFISYAVWWIRQSILQALAEQSRIVRLPLNKIGSINKINKTFSKLEQEYEREPSPAEIAGMLEITEQEVKESMKNTGRHVSMDAPLTTGDDNAGSMYDVMQADDSPSPENGLLNESLRREIERALHTLTSREADVVRLYFGLSGEHAMTLEEIGEKFDLTRERVRQIKEKAIRRLKHTSRSKILKTYLG; translated from the coding sequence ATGAGACAACTCAAGATATCCAAACAGGTTACCAACCGTGAAACAGCGTCCCTCGACAAATACTTGCAGGAGATAGGGAAAGTAGATTTAATTACAGCAGATGAAGAGGTTGAGTTAGCCCGTAAAATACGTGCCGGAGACCAAGCAGCACTTGAAAAATTGACAAAAGCCAACTTACGTTTCGTAGTATCCGTATCCAAACAATATCAAAACCAAGGACTTAGTTTACCCGATTTAATTAACGAAGGAAACTTAGGTTTGATTAAAGCAGCACAGCGTTTTGATGAAACCCGCGGTTTTAAATTCATTTCCTATGCCGTATGGTGGATTCGTCAATCCATTCTTCAAGCATTAGCAGAACAATCCCGTATTGTACGTTTACCTTTAAATAAAATTGGTTCCATCAACAAGATCAACAAAACCTTTTCCAAATTGGAGCAGGAATATGAGCGTGAACCGAGTCCGGCTGAAATTGCAGGAATGTTAGAGATTACCGAGCAAGAAGTAAAAGAGTCGATGAAAAACACCGGCCGCCATGTTTCCATGGATGCGCCATTAACGACAGGTGACGACAATGCCGGCAGCATGTACGATGTGATGCAAGCCGATGACAGCCCGAGCCCCGAAAATGGTTTATTAAACGAATCTTTACGCAGAGAAATTGAACGTGCCTTGCATACCTTAACTTCCCGCGAAGCAGATGTAGTGCGTTTGTATTTCGGATTAAGTGGAGAGCATGCCATGACCTTAGAAGAGATTGGTGAAAAGTTTGACCTGACCCGCGAACGAGTTCGTCAAATCAAAGAAAAAGCCATTCGTAGATTAAAACATACGTCCAGAAGCAAAATTTTGAAAACGTATTTAGGATAG
- a CDS encoding T9SS type A sorting domain-containing protein has product MKTICKLIVMFLFFTTPVVAQNLIPNPSFEDTLRCPTNMGYPCPATNLGSFDAIYYWTNPACISSPEIFNSCINDGWIGVPNNFPGYQLARTGNSYAGLYAGLFPSSSYPSTAEYICSPLTSPLIAGNIYTVKFYVSCGRSMNLPATVTGTNGIGAFLSEGFPDTTGSTNATRLYFPAQINNPTTNQITDTINWVLVSDTMTAVGGEDHITIGTFLSDSLLSGDGAYLYVDDVSVESGNSLGINSYMGHNQDKVFVSPNPSPGLFVFKSKTVRLKNIKVYNILGKIIYQRDVDGYEIEIDLTNISPGLFEVQITNENETTMTEKIIVQ; this is encoded by the coding sequence ATGAAAACAATCTGTAAATTAATTGTGATGTTTTTATTTTTTACGACTCCGGTCGTAGCTCAAAATTTAATTCCTAACCCGAGTTTTGAAGACACGTTACGTTGCCCGACAAATATGGGATATCCTTGCCCAGCTACAAATTTAGGATCTTTTGATGCAATTTATTACTGGACAAATCCAGCTTGTATAAGCTCACCAGAAATATTCAATTCCTGCATAAATGACGGCTGGATTGGAGTGCCGAATAATTTTCCAGGATATCAGTTAGCCCGAACTGGAAATAGTTATGCGGGTTTATATGCAGGTTTATTTCCTTCTTCTTCTTATCCTTCGACTGCGGAATATATTTGTTCTCCGTTGACTTCTCCCCTTATTGCGGGCAATATTTACACGGTCAAGTTTTATGTTTCTTGCGGACGTTCGATGAATTTGCCAGCGACCGTTACAGGAACGAACGGCATAGGAGCATTTTTGTCCGAAGGTTTTCCCGACACCACGGGCTCAACAAATGCTACCAGACTTTATTTCCCAGCACAGATAAATAACCCAACGACCAACCAAATTACAGATACAATAAATTGGGTTTTAGTTTCCGATACAATGACAGCTGTTGGCGGAGAAGATCATATCACAATAGGTACTTTTTTGTCTGACTCTTTATTAAGTGGAGATGGTGCTTATCTGTATGTTGATGACGTTTCGGTTGAATCTGGAAATAGCTTGGGAATAAACAGCTACATGGGTCATAACCAAGACAAAGTATTTGTTAGTCCGAATCCTTCTCCAGGTTTGTTTGTATTCAAGAGCAAAACAGTCAGACTAAAAAATATTAAAGTTTATAATATTCTAGGAAAAATTATCTATCAAAGAGATGTTGATGGCTATGAAATTGAAATAGATTTAACAAATATCTCGCCTGGACTTTTTGAAGTTCAAATAACAAATGAAAATGAAACGACTATGACTGAAAAAATTATAGTACAATAA
- a CDS encoding T9SS type A sorting domain-containing protein, which yields MKIYFALLIAFFISITSVECKAQWPLVYQDNAAQFYDAAFPTDYTGYVAAADTGGTVILRTNDGGATWNKRYIPALGFINRIVMIDSLKGYLIRGGVPGKLLRTTDGFTTFTGANLDTSFSVQSLCLLNDSTGFYLNNAARLRRFENYGASIFHIIDTLIDGQNLQFMSPTFGFMDTGTGLLKTTDAGATWIFANTNLGFFCSTFNFADTLKGYFSDATAISTTHDGGLTFPLNYNFANAYNITSNGNFCIAANDTGAVAYTLNSGATWQIQSTGINLVVAEPYKVVMTPSNRCFIFSQFCGEIRKQGETFTSGINETDQNNMVSIYPNPFSSEATIYFEKHQKNTTIKIIDLLGKEIQTQTFTGKVLKIDRGMMQAGMYCIQITDEHKKVINKKIILQ from the coding sequence ATGAAAATTTACTTCGCTCTTCTAATTGCTTTCTTCATAAGTATTACTTCTGTTGAATGTAAAGCACAATGGCCATTGGTGTATCAGGACAATGCAGCTCAATTTTATGATGCAGCTTTTCCTACCGATTATACCGGTTATGTTGCCGCTGCAGATACTGGTGGAACCGTTATTTTGCGGACAAATGATGGTGGTGCTACCTGGAACAAAAGATATATTCCTGCTTTGGGATTTATTAATCGGATTGTAATGATTGACAGCCTCAAAGGTTATTTGATTAGAGGTGGTGTACCGGGAAAACTACTTAGAACAACAGATGGATTTACCACATTCACCGGAGCAAATCTGGATACTTCTTTTAGTGTGCAGTCACTTTGCCTTTTAAACGATTCTACCGGCTTTTACTTGAACAATGCTGCACGATTGCGGAGGTTTGAAAATTATGGCGCCTCCATTTTCCATATAATTGATACCTTAATTGATGGTCAAAATTTACAGTTTATGAGTCCGACTTTTGGTTTTATGGACACGGGAACTGGATTATTAAAAACCACGGATGCCGGAGCAACCTGGATTTTTGCAAATACCAATCTCGGTTTCTTTTGTTCCACGTTTAATTTTGCTGATACTTTAAAAGGATATTTTTCGGATGCCACTGCCATTTCAACAACCCATGATGGAGGACTTACATTTCCACTCAACTATAATTTCGCAAATGCTTATAACATCACATCGAACGGTAATTTTTGCATCGCAGCAAATGATACCGGTGCTGTTGCCTATACGCTCAATAGCGGTGCTACCTGGCAAATACAATCTACCGGAATTAACTTGGTAGTTGCAGAACCATATAAAGTGGTGATGACTCCAAGTAACCGTTGTTTTATATTCAGTCAGTTTTGTGGAGAAATCAGAAAACAAGGAGAAACATTCACATCGGGAATTAATGAAACAGATCAAAACAATATGGTTTCCATTTACCCGAATCCATTCAGTTCAGAAGCGACTATTTATTTTGAAAAACACCAAAAGAATACCACTATCAAAATTATTGATTTGCTTGGGAAAGAAATTCAAACACAAACCTTCACTGGAAAAGTGTTGAAAATAGACAGAGGAATGATGCAAGCAGGTATGTATTGTATTCAAATTACGGATGAGCATAAAAAGGTAATCAACAAAAAAATAATCCTGCAATAA
- a CDS encoding tetratricopeptide repeat protein, translating to MMSVSHSLGGMYQSYYASRHPKEVKAAVFIDDANVCSLTAYFKMINTPPANDVDKYIAEILEVVRKNPMPVNIPLIDIVAVGHTDENGDMDTVWQNCHAQFVAASPERKLLLAYGVGHAIFVDNPTLVINAIITQYANYVVPKQKAILLERANTLALKMANENKKNEIKCGQSEDDLTTWGYSFLEKNETEKAIEVFKLNVLLNPEGWNTYDCLGEAYLKAGKKDLAILNYKKSLELNPKNENATKVLMELQK from the coding sequence ATGATGTCGGTTTCACATTCGCTGGGTGGGATGTATCAATCCTATTATGCTTCCCGCCATCCGAAAGAAGTAAAAGCTGCGGTATTCATTGATGATGCGAATGTATGTTCATTAACCGCTTATTTTAAAATGATCAATACACCTCCAGCTAATGATGTCGACAAATACATTGCTGAAATTTTGGAAGTCGTTCGCAAGAACCCAATGCCGGTAAATATTCCATTAATCGATATTGTTGCTGTAGGACATACGGATGAAAATGGAGACATGGATACGGTTTGGCAAAACTGCCATGCACAATTTGTTGCTGCATCACCGGAGCGAAAACTACTATTAGCTTATGGTGTTGGACATGCCATATTTGTTGACAACCCAACACTTGTCATCAATGCCATTATTACGCAGTATGCAAATTATGTTGTCCCAAAACAAAAAGCAATTTTATTAGAAAGAGCAAATACGTTGGCGTTGAAGATGGCAAACGAAAACAAAAAGAATGAGATTAAATGTGGACAATCAGAAGATGATTTAACAACCTGGGGCTACTCCTTTCTTGAAAAGAATGAAACAGAAAAAGCCATTGAAGTCTTTAAATTAAATGTCCTTCTAAATCCCGAAGGCTGGAACACCTACGATTGTTTAGGTGAAGCGTATTTAAAGGCAGGAAAAAAGGATTTAGCCATCTTAAATTATAAAAAATCGCTGGAGCTTAATCCTAAAAATGAGAATGCAACAAAAGTATTGATGGAACTCCAAAAATAG
- a CDS encoding ribulose-phosphate 3-epimerase: MSHLIAPSILSADFANIQRDVEMINKSEADWFHVDIMDGMFVPNISFGFPVIKAIKKHATKPLDVHLMINDPDRYLQTFKEAGADVLTVHLEACNHLHRTIQGIKALGMKAGVAINPHTSANLLMDIIADIDLVCVMSVNPGFGGQKFIENTYHKIQTLKEMIRATKSKALIEIDGGVDMNNYKKLIEYGADVLVAGNTVFSSADPSKTIGELKKV; this comes from the coding sequence ATGAGCCATCTAATTGCCCCTTCCATTCTATCTGCCGATTTTGCCAACATCCAACGCGATGTGGAAATGATTAATAAAAGTGAAGCAGATTGGTTTCATGTGGACATTATGGATGGGATGTTTGTTCCGAACATTTCATTTGGCTTCCCGGTAATCAAAGCCATTAAAAAACATGCTACCAAACCGTTGGACGTGCATTTGATGATCAACGACCCTGACAGATATTTACAAACGTTTAAAGAAGCCGGAGCGGATGTTTTGACCGTTCATTTGGAAGCTTGTAACCATTTGCACAGAACAATTCAGGGGATTAAAGCGTTAGGTATGAAAGCCGGTGTTGCGATTAACCCGCATACCTCTGCTAATTTATTGATGGACATTATTGCAGATATTGATTTAGTATGTGTGATGAGTGTTAATCCAGGGTTTGGCGGACAGAAATTTATTGAAAATACGTATCATAAAATTCAAACATTAAAAGAAATGATTCGTGCCACCAAGTCGAAAGCCTTGATTGAAATTGATGGTGGTGTGGACATGAACAACTATAAAAAACTGATTGAATACGGTGCTGATGTGCTGGTAGCAGGAAATACAGTATTTTCATCGGCTGACCCAAGCAAAACTATTGGGGAGTTGAAGAAAGTATAA
- the crtI gene encoding phytoene desaturase, translated as MSKKVIVIGAGFAGLSAATTLAQQGFDVTLLEKNKELGGRARKLEIDGFTFDMGPSWYWMPDVFENYFSQFNTTVAQQYDLIRLDPSYAVFFSKEEVMRIPANLDEFYQLFEKHEPGSSIQLKKFLEEAKYKYEVSMSDFVHKPSLSIFEFVDLRILNAALKMDLFKSISKYIHKHFKNQQLIQLLEFPVLFLGAKPNETPALYSMMNYADIVLGTWYPMGGMFKIVEAMVNVAKQQGVKIKSGEVVSKINVENGRAKSVVSNGITHEADVVIASADYHHVEQKLLEEKYRNYSESYWKSRKMAPSCLMYYLGIDKKIEGLEHHNLFFDTPFDLHAEEIYDRPQWPTQPLFYSTCASKTDRTVAPEGKENLVLLIPIAVDIEDTEAIREKYFNIMMDRLEHLTGQSIKQHVIVKKSYAINDFKADYNSFGGNAYGLANILKQTAILKPSLKNKKVQNLYYAGQLTVPGPGVPPSIISGQVAASEVIKLLGD; from the coding sequence GTGTCAAAAAAAGTAATCGTAATAGGAGCCGGATTTGCCGGTTTATCAGCCGCCACCACCTTAGCACAACAAGGCTTCGATGTTACCCTTCTTGAAAAAAATAAAGAATTGGGTGGTCGTGCCCGCAAACTGGAAATAGACGGATTTACCTTTGATATGGGTCCAAGCTGGTATTGGATGCCCGATGTTTTTGAAAACTACTTTTCACAATTCAACACTACTGTTGCTCAACAGTACGATTTAATCCGATTAGACCCTTCGTATGCCGTATTCTTCAGCAAGGAAGAAGTGATGCGCATCCCTGCCAACCTCGATGAATTTTATCAACTGTTTGAAAAGCACGAACCGGGAAGCAGCATCCAGCTGAAAAAGTTTCTGGAGGAGGCCAAATACAAATACGAAGTGAGCATGAGCGACTTCGTTCACAAACCGAGCTTGAGTATTTTTGAATTTGTCGACTTACGCATTTTAAACGCTGCACTCAAAATGGATTTGTTTAAATCCATCAGCAAATACATTCACAAACATTTTAAAAATCAACAATTGATTCAATTGTTGGAATTCCCTGTTTTGTTTTTGGGCGCTAAACCCAACGAAACACCGGCTTTGTACAGCATGATGAATTATGCCGACATTGTTTTAGGAACTTGGTATCCAATGGGTGGCATGTTTAAAATTGTGGAAGCAATGGTGAATGTTGCAAAACAGCAAGGTGTGAAAATTAAATCAGGAGAAGTTGTTTCGAAAATAAATGTAGAAAACGGGCGTGCGAAAAGTGTTGTCTCCAATGGCATTACACACGAAGCCGATGTGGTTATTGCATCAGCCGATTATCACCACGTTGAACAAAAACTATTGGAAGAAAAATACCGTAATTACTCTGAGAGTTATTGGAAGTCGCGTAAAATGGCACCTTCCTGCCTGATGTATTATTTAGGCATTGATAAAAAAATTGAAGGATTGGAGCATCATAATTTATTTTTTGATACCCCTTTTGATTTGCATGCAGAAGAAATTTACGACCGACCACAATGGCCAACACAACCACTCTTCTACTCTACTTGCGCCTCCAAAACAGATCGCACGGTAGCACCCGAGGGAAAAGAAAATTTAGTACTTTTAATACCGATAGCAGTCGATATCGAAGATACCGAAGCCATTCGCGAAAAGTATTTTAATATCATGATGGACCGGTTGGAGCATTTAACCGGACAATCCATCAAACAACATGTGATTGTAAAAAAGAGTTATGCCATCAACGACTTTAAAGCAGATTACAACTCGTTTGGCGGTAATGCTTATGGATTGGCAAATATTTTAAAACAAACAGCGATTTTAAAACCATCGCTAAAGAATAAAAAGGTACAGAATTTGTATTACGCGGGGCAATTAACCGTTCCGGGGCCGGGAGTGCCACCGAGTATTATTTCGGGACAAGTGGCAGCGAGTGAAGTGATTAAGTTACTAGGTGACTAG